The following are encoded together in the Humulus lupulus chromosome 5, drHumLupu1.1, whole genome shotgun sequence genome:
- the LOC133778371 gene encoding osmotin-like protein OSM34 — translation MGSSIANNLFTILITTTLLFVPSYAATFEICNECPYTVWAAASPDGGRRLDRGQTWTLNVAAGTAMARIWGRTNCNFDGSGRGRCQTGDCGGLLQCQGWGQPPNTLAEYALNQFNNLDFIDISLVDGFNIPMDFSPTTGRCRGIRCTADINGQCPAQLRAPGGCNNPCTVFKTNEYCCTNGLGTCGPTTFSRFFKERCPDAYSYPQDDPSSTFTCPDHGKKE, via the coding sequence ATGGGATCATCCATAGCCAATAACCTCTTCACTATCTTGATCACCACCACCCTACTCTTCGTCCCTTCCTATGCAGCCACCTTCGAAATCTGCAACGAATGCCCATACACCGTCTGGGCTGCCGCCAGCCCCGACGGTGGCCGCCGACTCGACCGCGGCCAAACATGGACGCTCAACGTTGCTGCGGGCACGGCCATGGCCCGCATTTGGGGTCGGACAAACTGTAACTTCGATGGCAGTGGGCGCGGCCGCTGCCAGACTGGAGACTGCGGTGGCCTCCTTCAGTGCCAAGGTTGGGGCCAACCTCCAAACACACTAGCGGAGTACGCCTTAAACCAATTCAACAACCTTGACTTCATTGACATCTCCCTAGTCGATGGTTTCAACATCCCCATGGACTTTAGTCCCACTACGGGAAGGTGTAGGGGAATAAGGTGCACCGCTGACATCAATGGTCAGTGCCCAGCCCAACTCAGGGCTCCCGGGGGTTGTAACAATCCATGTACTGTGTTCAAGACCAATGAGTATTGCTGTACCAATGGGCTAGGAACCTGTGGACCCACCACGTTCTCAAGATTTTTCAAGGAGAGGTGTCCTGATGCTTATAGTTACCCTCAAGATGACCCCAGCTCTACTTTTACTTGCCCGGACCATGGCAAGAAAGAATAA